A genomic region of Lachnoclostridium edouardi contains the following coding sequences:
- a CDS encoding helix-turn-helix domain-containing protein has product MSELLNQIGNRLLTRRKQLRLTQEELAELSEITSQTISYAELGKKALRPENIIRICSALQISTDYLLTGKITENDCSYLSSKISELTPTQYRHLENIVNSYIAAIHEKEV; this is encoded by the coding sequence ATGAGTGAACTATTAAATCAAATAGGGAATCGGCTCCTAACTCGGCGAAAACAGCTTCGGCTCACACAAGAAGAACTTGCTGAATTATCTGAAATTACCTCACAAACTATATCTTATGCAGAACTTGGAAAAAAAGCATTACGCCCTGAGAATATTATCCGAATCTGTTCAGCGCTTCAGATTAGTACCGATTATCTCCTAACCGGAAAGATAACCGAAAATGACTGTTCGTATCTGTCATCTAAAATCTCGGAATTAACTCCGACACAATACCGACATCTGGAAAATATTGTAAATAGTTACATTGCCGCTATTCATGAAAAAGAGGTCTAG
- a CDS encoding SLOG family protein — MEKRACAVTGHDPKRFKFKYKEDYSLCKKIKRTIKNEIQRLYDEENVRTFYVGGSLGVDMWAGEIALRLKEQPGYKDIELVVVLPFPDHEKDWDKRSKMRLSFLINHSEDCKIIGQKKNQRSYIEKDIYMVDQTEYLLAVYDNNSDEKLQITKMVRYALSKGKGVIMIHPDTAEIV, encoded by the coding sequence ATGGAAAAAAGGGCATGCGCAGTAACCGGACATGATCCAAAACGCTTTAAGTTTAAATACAAAGAAGACTATAGTTTATGTAAAAAAATTAAAAGGACAATAAAAAATGAAATACAACGGCTTTATGATGAGGAAAATGTTAGGACATTTTATGTTGGGGGTAGTTTAGGGGTAGATATGTGGGCAGGAGAAATTGCACTTCGTTTGAAGGAGCAGCCAGGGTATAAAGACATAGAACTTGTGGTAGTTCTTCCATTTCCAGATCATGAAAAGGATTGGGATAAAAGGAGTAAAATGCGACTGTCATTTCTTATAAATCACAGCGAAGACTGTAAAATTATAGGACAGAAGAAAAATCAAAGAAGTTATATAGAGAAAGATATATATATGGTAGATCAGACAGAATATCTGCTAGCGGTGTATGATAATAATTCTGATGAAAAGCTACAAATAACAAAAATGGTAAGGTATGCTTTGAGTAAAGGAAAAGGAGTTATCATGATCCATCCGGATACAGCTGAAATAGTTTAA
- the tnpA gene encoding IS200/IS605 family transposase: protein MDSNSLSHTKWNCKYHIVFAPKYRRKIAYGKIKQDIANILSMLCKRKGVKIVEAEICPDHVHRLVEIPPSISVSYFVGYLKGKSTLMIFERHTNLKYKYGNRHFWCRGYYVDTVGKNAKKIQEYIANQLQEDLEYDQMTLKEYIDPFTGEPVKANK, encoded by the coding sequence ATGGATAGTAACAGTTTATCACATACAAAATGGAATTGTAAGTATCATATTGTATTTGCACCAAAATATAGGAGAAAAATAGCATACGGAAAAATAAAACAGGATATAGCAAATATTTTAAGTATGTTATGCAAAAGAAAAGGTGTAAAAATTGTAGAAGCAGAGATATGTCCAGATCATGTACATAGGCTAGTAGAAATTCCGCCAAGCATTAGTGTATCGTATTTTGTAGGGTATTTGAAAGGAAAAAGTACACTTATGATATTTGAAAGACATACAAATTTGAAATATAAATATGGAAATAGACATTTTTGGTGTCGAGGATATTATGTAGATACGGTAGGGAAAAATGCAAAGAAAATACAGGAATATATAGCAAATCAGTTACAAGAAGATTTGGAATATGATCAGATGACACTGAAAGAGTATATTGACCCGTTTACGGGTGAGCCAGTAAAAGCAAACAAATAA
- a CDS encoding sigma-70 family RNA polymerase sigma factor encodes MWQRNNGRKENEVLQNHFTSYISTAIKRRRNEYIHQMARKQMVECLMEDVVLESSEWDYHLEQEFFGKLPLMTQLKNDALFYALKEINERERHVFLSHVLDEKNFEILAKELGLTYKGVAAIYYRAVQKIRKRMGGFGK; translated from the coding sequence ATGTGGCAGAGAAATAATGGAAGAAAAGAGAATGAAGTGCTGCAGAATCACTTTACTTCTTATATATCAACGGCAATAAAACGCAGGAGGAATGAGTACATTCATCAGATGGCAAGGAAGCAGATGGTAGAATGTTTGATGGAGGATGTAGTATTGGAATCATCAGAATGGGATTACCATCTGGAACAGGAGTTCTTTGGCAAATTGCCACTTATGACTCAGCTCAAAAATGATGCGCTGTTTTATGCTTTAAAAGAAATCAATGAACGAGAACGGCATGTATTTTTGTCCCATGTGTTGGATGAGAAAAATTTTGAGATTCTTGCCAAAGAATTGGGGCTGACCTACAAAGGAGTAGCTGCAATTTATTATCGAGCCGTTCAGAAAATAAGAAAAAGAATGGGGGGATTTGGTAAATGA
- a CDS encoding helix-turn-helix domain-containing protein: MNFKKIFLQAKTGQEGAMTLLLEMYKPLLIKYSIINGRFDEDLYQELCITFLKCVRLFHG, from the coding sequence ATGAATTTTAAAAAAATATTTTTGCAGGCTAAGACAGGGCAGGAAGGAGCGATGACCCTGTTGCTTGAAATGTATAAACCGCTTTTGATAAAGTATTCTATTATCAACGGAAGATTTGATGAGGATCTTTATCAGGAGTTATGTATTACATTTTTAAAGTGCGTGCGTTTATTTCATGGGTAG
- a CDS encoding DUF4313 domain-containing protein, with product MKRFDLERYGKTYSIQLTIATYMNGNLAIRMENWSNGEPELWNILTVNLGGEMPKDCAFIDTNNNGKDILAWIVRHGLAVPTGRSASSGFCCYPEYRFRTSKLKEIDPDGYTRYLQILEDRYRA from the coding sequence ATGAAGAGATTTGATTTAGAACGTTATGGAAAAACCTATTCAATACAGCTCACTATTGCTACCTACATGAACGGAAACCTTGCCATCAGAATGGAAAACTGGAGCAATGGTGAACCGGAACTCTGGAATATACTGACAGTTAACCTTGGGGGCGAAATGCCAAAGGACTGCGCATTTATTGACACCAATAATAACGGAAAGGACATCCTAGCATGGATTGTTCGCCATGGTCTTGCCGTTCCAACTGGACGATCTGCCTCCAGTGGCTTCTGCTGTTATCCCGAATATCGGTTCCGTACTTCCAAATTGAAAGAAATTGATCCTGATGGGTATACACGTTACCTTCAAATACTGGAAGATAGGTATCGTGCATGA
- a CDS encoding sarcolemmal membrane-associated protein has protein sequence MNEYNLFTQKLFAQGYTFEHYPDYAKLPHHGCDKHLFEILGGFEYERHYLYNKVYATGCGLLCKGSEFSNGYMSFAGIDWKPENDNPVVCCPYRVNHCPLRHPLLDCAKKGGLCQISQCNCHEVKHSYDYDHSIQKVRDEQEHIIRQKYEVFRQQRKNHICYWHMRYNYRTKEWRQLYNPIGCARNCQNIGGICDLKHSPISKKRGNVFYDLKITKIRRDDTLFNGQEEISIRKGCRFLETNTSLTICENIVRYSSAEIQKWEEGNFHSERFLFGWKVEVQNIRAEYRESRDLLQDLQDIHNGITVIHASDQIKQNKESKRLRRINQKEKREQRLEKKIVQEGWDSIAPYSLDYIHAIKWFGEEKIQDLENRHQEYLRAQQNQPQQLSLFEFL, from the coding sequence ATGAACGAGTACAACCTATTTACCCAAAAACTCTTTGCTCAGGGGTATACCTTTGAACACTATCCTGATTATGCAAAGCTCCCCCACCATGGCTGTGACAAGCATCTTTTTGAAATTCTGGGTGGTTTTGAATATGAACGGCACTATTTGTACAACAAAGTATATGCTACCGGATGCGGGCTTTTATGCAAAGGTTCCGAATTTTCTAATGGTTATATGTCCTTCGCAGGGATTGACTGGAAACCCGAAAATGACAATCCAGTTGTCTGCTGTCCTTATCGAGTAAATCATTGTCCGCTCCGCCATCCCCTTTTAGATTGTGCAAAGAAGGGCGGACTTTGTCAAATAAGCCAATGCAACTGCCATGAGGTCAAACATTCTTATGATTATGATCATAGTATTCAAAAGGTTCGCGATGAGCAGGAGCACATAATCCGCCAGAAATATGAAGTCTTCCGACAACAAAGGAAAAATCACATCTGTTATTGGCATATGCGCTATAATTATCGAACCAAAGAGTGGCGTCAGTTGTATAATCCCATAGGATGTGCCAGGAATTGCCAAAATATCGGAGGAATCTGTGATTTAAAACACTCTCCCATATCCAAAAAGAGGGGCAATGTCTTCTATGACTTGAAAATTACCAAAATCCGCCGAGACGATACCCTTTTTAATGGACAGGAGGAAATCAGTATCCGAAAAGGCTGCCGTTTCTTAGAAACCAATACATCCCTGACCATATGTGAAAACATCGTCAGGTACAGTTCTGCGGAAATTCAGAAATGGGAGGAAGGGAACTTTCATTCGGAAAGATTTTTGTTCGGCTGGAAAGTGGAGGTACAAAATATCCGCGCCGAATATCGGGAAAGCAGGGATCTTCTGCAAGACCTTCAGGATATTCATAACGGGATTACTGTAATACACGCCTCCGATCAGATTAAACAAAACAAGGAATCCAAAAGACTGCGGCGAATTAACCAAAAAGAAAAACGGGAACAGCGGCTGGAAAAGAAAATCGTGCAGGAAGGATGGGATTCCATTGCACCTTACTCTCTTGATTACATTCATGCCATCAAATGGTTCGGTGAGGAAAAAATTCAGGATTTAGAGAATCGCCATCAGGAATATCTGAGAGCTCAACAAAATCAGCCACAACAGCTCAGTCTGTTTGAATTCCTGTAA
- a CDS encoding decarboxylase: MDKNELRKTLAVHLANLKANLEAVPLEILKTKYRKPYDKLRHDIADAASAYVREVTFQGIRLRKDLFDTTRPQIEEAIRQSGILKQISAAAFRRQDIAEIDALALELRRRIKAVLKPVYDQYLCLYMTEDCFADPPRIPELYNEASGCICRNGVWIPWEIEKGAFLMYVYKKQSESPAPKTAA, from the coding sequence ATGGATAAAAATGAATTACGGAAGACTCTTGCTGTCCACCTTGCAAATTTAAAAGCAAATTTGGAAGCCGTTCCTCTGGAAATCCTAAAAACAAAGTACAGAAAACCCTACGATAAGCTGCGCCATGATATCGCTGATGCAGCCTCGGCATATGTAAGGGAGGTTACCTTTCAGGGAATTCGTCTCCGAAAGGATCTGTTTGATACAACCCGACCTCAAATCGAAGAAGCAATCCGACAGTCCGGTATTCTGAAACAAATTTCCGCTGCAGCTTTCCGCAGACAGGATATTGCAGAAATTGACGCACTGGCGTTGGAGCTGCGCAGACGGATAAAAGCTGTTTTAAAGCCTGTTTATGACCAGTATCTTTGTTTATACATGACCGAGGATTGTTTTGCCGATCCTCCAAGAATACCGGAACTTTATAACGAAGCCTCTGGATGTATCTGCCGGAATGGAGTATGGATTCCGTGGGAAATAGAAAAAGGAGCATTTTTGATGTATGTCTACAAAAAGCAGTCCGAATCACCAGCACCAAAAACAGCAGCTTAA
- a CDS encoding DUF6809 family protein has protein sequence MNFHETQMGQIFFNHQLPKLIQTLQEIAAGLSYRLPHMEWTADTDILHELYYGNYEPEPFGNKEFLTPQDQQVMEAESALASALPPTVAELFETYKTAVSIRDSVAAEQAYKAGFRLAVQLILSDHISSKTSKKEVSQHEPY, from the coding sequence ATGAATTTTCATGAAACCCAAATGGGACAAATCTTTTTTAATCATCAGCTTCCAAAGCTGATTCAGACATTACAGGAAATCGCCGCAGGTCTTTCGTACAGGCTTCCACACATGGAATGGACAGCGGATACAGATATCCTACATGAGCTCTATTATGGCAATTATGAACCGGAACCATTTGGAAATAAAGAATTTCTGACTCCGCAGGACCAACAGGTCATGGAAGCAGAATCTGCTTTAGCCTCCGCTCTTCCTCCTACAGTAGCGGAACTGTTCGAGACCTATAAAACGGCGGTCTCTATTCGTGACAGCGTTGCTGCGGAACAGGCTTATAAAGCGGGATTTCGACTGGCAGTCCAACTGATACTGTCAGATCACATTTCCTCTAAAACATCCAAAAAGGAGGTCTCACAACATGAGCCATACTGA
- a CDS encoding SNF2-related protein, with protein MKYPYTEKIIPQNRRKELNEKVLFLIDSNTADSHHILPEDIFQAYTGDGGLHGLNPSDFNNYHEYSDAKKEFENGQFFTPPALCELIISSLKLSSNDLIADLTCGMGSFFNFVPVESNAYGCELDIRAYKVAHFLFPDANIDCQDLRTYQPKLRFDYVVGNPPFHLTWWTESHGELSSQMYYCLKAAELLKPLGIMALIVPQSFLADTFTDKSQIRQMEKNFSFLGQISLPSNAFRSLGVSEFPTKIQFWQKRSNTEGWKAHPYCTDTILDLPDYNSIEQEAQTIYERIIHFPKATLEQNSSRILLELSKSSNTSETFKYEVQKLLYQIKSHPAVRSHYAKCCEYLHTFYTQKCPDNMSYEQWCHAQLTEAKVLSYLRRLLKKQNQKPEHDTITLVKQGGHFVYKGYSKKARQRLSVSMKQPIPVYQAVLDNQPEHFPGFERLLRRKHTEYENQSQPFDKMTENFKIAQWLSSLTFWDSENEEEILLNPTQKHDINLVLQKRYALLQWEQGSGKTLAGIATGLYRMQRQNIHSTWVVSSAISIRNNWDVVLKNYGLSYVFVERLKDLERIKAGDFVLITLNKVSTYRKRLAKTIHRLKQNIQLILDESDEISNSQSLRCKAVLSCFRRCRAKLLTTGTSTRNNISEFAPQLELLYNNSINMISWNPLIYNREINKNGEDTLTSPNNPYFGRPIPAYKKGYSLFAASHLPEKITVFGLKKQTQDIYNADILNDLLAKTVITRTFEEVVGKDIKRLHQVPVTFSPQEKEVYQKAIEDFHQMRDHYFSSAGNSRKDSMMKLVQQILLLLRIGAAPDTLTEYIGDTPVKIITAVEMLASWPDEIAAVGVRHKTVLESYEKAIRKYLPDRPLFIVTGSTVSFAKRRALRKTLQESKNGILLCTQQSLPSSVNFEYVNKIIIPELHYNNSGMSQFYMRFIRYNSTAYKDVYFLTYAGSIESNQMQMILAKEKLNLFMKGQNVNLDDIYQRFDVDYDLLSLLMYREQDEKGKFHIRWGEQLIT; from the coding sequence TTGAAATACCCATATACAGAAAAAATTATTCCCCAAAACAGAAGAAAGGAACTAAACGAAAAGGTGTTGTTTCTGATTGACAGCAACACTGCCGACTCCCATCATATACTGCCCGAAGATATTTTCCAGGCATACACAGGAGACGGTGGTCTCCATGGTCTCAATCCAAGTGATTTCAACAATTACCATGAATACAGCGATGCAAAAAAAGAATTTGAAAACGGGCAGTTTTTTACTCCGCCCGCATTGTGTGAATTAATCATCTCCAGCCTGAAGCTGTCTTCCAACGATCTGATTGCAGACTTAACCTGCGGAATGGGAAGCTTTTTTAACTTTGTTCCTGTTGAATCAAATGCTTATGGATGTGAACTGGATATACGAGCCTATAAAGTAGCGCATTTTTTATTCCCTGATGCCAACATTGACTGTCAGGATCTTCGCACTTATCAGCCAAAACTCCGTTTTGACTATGTGGTAGGCAATCCTCCCTTCCATTTGACCTGGTGGACAGAATCTCATGGAGAATTGTCCTCTCAAATGTACTACTGCTTAAAAGCTGCAGAATTACTGAAACCATTGGGTATTATGGCTCTGATCGTCCCCCAGTCCTTTCTGGCTGACACTTTTACCGATAAAAGTCAGATACGGCAGATGGAAAAGAATTTCAGTTTTCTGGGGCAGATTTCTTTACCTTCAAATGCATTCCGTTCTCTGGGCGTATCCGAATTTCCCACAAAAATTCAGTTCTGGCAAAAACGCAGCAATACAGAAGGCTGGAAAGCCCATCCTTATTGTACGGATACCATACTGGACTTACCAGACTATAACTCCATAGAACAGGAAGCTCAAACGATCTATGAGCGAATCATTCACTTTCCAAAGGCAACTCTGGAACAGAACAGTTCCCGTATCCTTTTAGAACTATCTAAAAGCAGCAATACTTCTGAAACTTTTAAATATGAGGTGCAAAAGCTTCTTTACCAGATCAAGAGCCATCCTGCAGTCCGGTCCCACTATGCAAAATGCTGCGAATACCTGCATACATTTTATACCCAAAAATGTCCGGACAATATGAGCTATGAACAGTGGTGTCACGCTCAGCTGACGGAAGCAAAGGTACTCTCCTATCTGCGCCGGCTCCTAAAAAAACAAAATCAAAAGCCGGAGCATGACACGATTACGCTTGTAAAACAGGGTGGTCACTTTGTTTACAAAGGTTACAGTAAAAAAGCCAGACAGAGGCTAAGCGTATCCATGAAGCAGCCCATTCCAGTTTATCAGGCTGTTTTGGATAACCAGCCGGAACATTTCCCTGGTTTTGAACGGCTTCTCCGCCGAAAACATACAGAATATGAAAACCAAAGCCAGCCTTTTGACAAGATGACGGAAAATTTTAAAATTGCCCAATGGCTCTCTTCCCTCACCTTCTGGGATTCAGAAAACGAGGAGGAAATACTTCTAAATCCCACCCAGAAGCATGACATCAATCTGGTTCTCCAAAAGCGTTATGCCCTTCTTCAATGGGAACAGGGCAGCGGAAAGACACTGGCAGGTATCGCCACCGGTTTGTACCGGATGCAGCGCCAAAACATTCACAGCACATGGGTAGTTTCATCTGCAATCTCCATCCGCAATAACTGGGATGTAGTGTTAAAGAACTACGGACTGTCTTATGTATTTGTGGAGCGCCTGAAGGATTTGGAACGAATCAAAGCAGGCGATTTTGTACTCATCACGCTCAACAAGGTAAGTACCTACCGAAAACGACTGGCAAAGACAATTCACAGACTCAAACAAAATATTCAGCTTATCCTGGATGAAAGTGATGAGATCTCCAACTCACAGAGCCTGCGCTGCAAGGCCGTTCTCTCCTGCTTTCGCCGCTGCCGAGCAAAGCTTCTTACTACGGGAACCAGTACCAGAAACAATATCTCTGAATTTGCTCCGCAACTGGAGCTTCTTTACAACAATTCCATTAATATGATCTCCTGGAATCCTTTGATATACAACAGGGAAATCAACAAAAATGGAGAAGATACGCTTACATCTCCCAACAATCCGTATTTTGGTCGGCCAATTCCGGCTTATAAAAAAGGCTATTCTCTGTTTGCTGCCTCCCATCTTCCGGAAAAAATCACCGTCTTCGGATTAAAAAAACAGACACAGGACATCTACAATGCCGATATTTTAAACGACCTCCTGGCAAAAACGGTTATTACGCGTACCTTTGAAGAGGTGGTGGGAAAAGACATCAAACGACTTCATCAGGTTCCTGTTACCTTCTCGCCTCAGGAAAAGGAGGTTTATCAAAAAGCAATCGAAGACTTCCATCAGATGCGTGACCACTATTTTTCCTCTGCCGGAAACAGCCGTAAAGATTCCATGATGAAGCTGGTACAGCAGATTCTGCTGCTTCTGCGGATTGGCGCTGCACCAGATACCCTGACGGAATATATAGGAGACACACCAGTAAAGATTATCACCGCTGTGGAAATGCTTGCATCCTGGCCGGATGAAATCGCAGCAGTCGGGGTAAGACACAAGACAGTTCTGGAGTCCTATGAAAAAGCAATCCGCAAATACCTGCCGGACCGCCCTTTATTTATTGTCACTGGTTCAACCGTCAGCTTTGCCAAACGACGTGCCCTCCGAAAGACGCTTCAGGAGAGCAAAAATGGAATTTTACTCTGCACCCAGCAGAGCCTTCCATCCAGTGTTAATTTTGAATATGTCAACAAAATCATCATACCGGAACTTCATTACAATAATTCCGGCATGAGCCAGTTCTATATGCGTTTTATCCGTTACAACTCTACCGCGTATAAAGATGTTTATTTTCTGACCTATGCAGGCAGCATTGAATCAAATCAAATGCAGATGATTCTCGCAAAAGAAAAGCTCAATCTGTTTATGAAAGGGCAAAATGTAAATTTAGATGATATCTACCAGCGTTTTGATGTGGACTATGATCTGCTCTCTCTTTTAATGTACCGAGAACAGGATGAAAAAGGAAAGTTCCATATCCGCTGGGGAGAACAATTGATTACATAA